Proteins from a single region of Sandaracinaceae bacterium:
- a CDS encoding uracil-DNA glycosylase, translating to MPEELKRELLAIADALDGLLHWEHELSGDGFPAVNVPEVTRALAPPSAAPPRSAPSSGRAAPEEAWAHPTAQASNLSRDPSLAPHAPAVSPVTTTVQGAPRSLAMLQAEAAACSACGLHAGRTKSVFARGSERAEVVFVGEGPGYHEDQSGEPFVGAAGQLLDNMIAAMGYGRDEVYVCNVVKCRPPDNRTPLPAEAEACSPYLRGQLAAVQPQVIVALGKCATEALGCMREGQRKWRGVWSEYAGVPVMPTYHPAFLLRSPQFKRDVWADLQLVMARVGKTPRAGGAR from the coding sequence ATGCCGGAAGAGTTGAAGCGCGAGCTGCTGGCTATCGCCGATGCCCTCGACGGGCTGCTGCACTGGGAGCACGAGCTGTCCGGTGACGGGTTCCCCGCGGTGAACGTGCCGGAAGTGACGCGCGCGCTGGCGCCTCCATCGGCTGCCCCGCCGCGCTCCGCGCCGTCGTCGGGGAGGGCGGCGCCCGAAGAAGCGTGGGCCCACCCAACTGCGCAGGCGTCCAACCTTTCGCGCGATCCGTCACTCGCTCCACACGCTCCCGCCGTCAGCCCAGTGACGACGACGGTACAGGGCGCGCCCCGCTCGCTCGCTATGCTACAGGCCGAAGCTGCCGCGTGCTCGGCCTGCGGGTTGCACGCTGGACGCACGAAGAGCGTGTTCGCGCGCGGGAGCGAGCGTGCGGAGGTCGTGTTCGTGGGCGAAGGGCCCGGCTACCACGAGGACCAGTCGGGGGAGCCCTTCGTCGGCGCCGCAGGACAGCTCTTGGACAACATGATCGCCGCCATGGGGTACGGGCGGGACGAGGTCTACGTCTGCAACGTGGTGAAGTGCCGTCCGCCGGACAACCGCACCCCTCTGCCGGCCGAGGCCGAGGCTTGCTCCCCGTATCTGCGCGGGCAGCTGGCTGCCGTGCAGCCCCAGGTCATCGTGGCCTTGGGGAAGTGCGCGACCGAGGCACTCGGCTGCATGCGTGAGGGGCAGCGCAAGTGGCGCGGTGTGTGGAGTGAGTACGCCGGGGTGCCGGTCATGCCCACCTACCACCCCGCGTTCCTCTTGAGGAGCCCCCAGTTCAAGCGGGACGTTTGGGCCGACCTGCAGCTCGTGATGGCGCGGGTTGGCAAGACCCCGCGCGCTGGGGGAGCGCGATGA